Part of the Cryptosporangium arvum DSM 44712 genome, AGCACGGCGGCAGCCGCCTCGCGGGTGCCCATGACGACGGCGATGACCCGGGACGCACCGCTGGGGAAGAAGTCCGTAGCCGTGCTTCCGACCGGCAGCACGGCGTCGTGCGGGCCCGGGACGGCGCTGACCTGGCGGAGCGTGCGGACGACCCCGAGGGTCAGCAGGAGGTTGAGCAGACCGAGCACACCCACGGCGAGGACGGCGGCGACGAGGTAGGGCACGTCAGATCCTCTCCGTCGCGGGACCCGTCCCGACCGGCGTCGACCGGTCGGAGAGGAGGTCCGCGACGTCGTCGAAGGAGATCGTGAGAACAGCGAGGACGAGGGGGCAGAAGATGGCGACGCCGACGCGCGCACCCGAGCACGAGATGGGCGCACGAACATCCGCCTCCACGGTGCGGCCGCTGCCGGCGCGCCGCCGGACCGGAACGGACCCGGTCCGGCGGCGACGGCGAACTCAGCAGGTGCCGCAGCCGCGGCACTGCTTCACGTAGCCGCCGCTGGACTGCCAGACCCAGTAGCACATCCTTCCGATGTAGGAGGACTGGCAGGAGTACTCGCAGAACGACGACGCCGCCGCCGCGGAGGTGGTCGGAACGAACAGGGACAACAGACGGTCCGCAAGCCGGGTCATGTACTGCTCCTTCGCTCGGACTGGTCGGTGAAGCCTCGCCACGATAAGCAGGCCGGCTCACCGTCAGCAATGCACAAAAGCGCAGCTCAGAGGCGTCTTCTACGCCGGTTCCACCGGAACTAAACGGGGCGCCGGCCGACCGCAGCCGTGCCGACGACCGGAGGACGGAGGAACGCCGGCCGTGCGCGGGGGGCGGTCCGTCTGGGGGGTGTGCACAGCACGGGCGTCGCGTGTTCCTTCGCGAACAGCCGGGTCAGCGTGTGGACGCGGTACCAGGGTCGCCCGTACCGGTCCACCCCGGCGGTCGCGAGCAATCGTTGATCGACCAGCGCGCGCAACGCCTCCTCCGCGCTGGCCTCGTCGAAGCCGGAGACCACGTCGGCGACCCAGCCGGGGAAACTGACGACCTCGAGCATCGCGAGCCGCTGCAGCATCAACCGGGCCCGGTCGTCGAGCAGGACCCAGCCTTTCCGGATCGCCGCCCGGACGTCGAGGTCGCGCAGGTGCAGCTCGTCCAGCCGACGGCGTTCCTCGCCCATCTTGGCGAGGAGCCAGGTGAGCGACGTCTCGGGGGTGGCCGCGGCGCGGGCCGCGACGATGCGTACGGCGAGGGGAAGCCGACCGCACAGCTCGATCAGCCGCCGCGCCGCGTGCCGCTCCGCCTCCAGACGAGCGGTGCCGACCGCCCGCTCCAGCAGGCGCCACGCCTCGTCGAACGTGAACACGTCCAGGTCGACGAGCCGGCAGCCGGCCAGGCCGGACAGGCACGTGCGACTGGTCACGACCACCGCGCATCCGGCACCACCGGGGATCAGTGTCCGCACGTCCTGCTCCCGGTGGGCGTTCTGCACCAGGAGCAGGACGCGCCGGTCGGCGACTCGGCTGCGGAGCAGCGCAGCGCATTCGTCCGCACCGTTCGGAATGACGGAATCGGGTACTCCCGACGCTCGCAGGAACCCGGCGAGCACACCGCGGAGATCCGCGATCCGTCCGGGACCCCCGTCGAGATCCGCGTAGAGCTGGCCGTCCGGATAGGCCCGGCGCAGATCGTGGGCGAGCCGGACCGCGAGCGCGCTCTTCCCGACCCCGGGCGGCCCGGAGATCGCCAACACGCGGACGGTCGTCGGATCCGCCGCATCCAGCGCCTGCCGGCCGAACCGCAGCTCCGCCTCCCGCCCGACGAAGTCCGCCAGGTCGGCGGGTGTCTGCGCGGGCGCCGTCCAGCGGTCGGCACCGTCCGGCCGGCGAGCACGGGGTGCGGGACTCATCGTCTGATCGACGTGCTCCGCCGCCAGTACATCGCGGTGCACGGCGCGCAGTTGCGGTCCGGGAACGATGCCGAACCGGTCGACGAGCCGGTCGTAGGTGACCCGGTAGGCGTCCAGTGCCTCGGCCCGCCGCCCGGTGGCGGCCAGGGCGCGCATCCACTGCCCGGCCAGCCGTTCCCGGGTCGGATGCTCGGCCACCAGCGCGCGGAGCTCCCCGAGGACCGCGCTCTGACGGTGGGCGCGCAGATCCGCTTCGATCCGCGCCTCCAGCGCCACCAGCCGCCGCTCCTCCAGGGCCGCGGCGTACGCCGCTCCGGTGCGGGTCGGCGGTACGTCCACGAGCGCCGGTCCCCGGTACAGGGCGAGCGCATCGGTCAACAGCAGCGAGGCGTCCTCCGCGTCGCCTCGCTGCAGCGCCTGGTGTCCCGCCACGCAGATCGCGTCGAAGCGGTGGACGTCGACGGCTTCCGGCGGCAGGTCGAGTCGGTAGCCACGGCCGTGCCCGACGACGCAACTCGCGCCGTCCGCCCCGAACGTCCGTCGTAGCGTCAGCACGTACCCCCGCACGAGGCTGTCGGCCGACGCCGGCGGTCCGTCGCCCCAGATCTCGGCGACGAGCCGATCGAGTGGCACGAGCTGACCGAGTTGTACGACGAGCACGGCGAGCAGCGCGCGAACCTTCGCGCCGGCGACCAGCCGCCACTCGTCACCGTTGTGGATCTCCATCGAACCAAGACAGCGACAGCGCAGAGTTGTCATTGTCGGCAATCACCCCTCCGGGGGAGTCGATGCGCAGCGTGGGGACTTGATCTGTCCTTTCCTGACGGTGAGTCGTCCGATGCCAACGCGGCGCAGTATTACTCCCCGAGTGGTCGGCGTGGGCGAGAGCAGCCGATACTGTGCCCGGAGTTGAGGGTTCCCACAGCAGTGACAACCCGGTCGGCCTTCAGCCCACGTGTGGACCGCTCACGATGCGGAGCTCAGCGGGGCGCCGGCCGGGCGACGTCACCGCGGATACCGCGTCCGTGCCCCGGGTCGTGGTGGGCGGTGCCGCGGTCACCCACGCCGTGAGCCGGTCGAGGCCGACTGCGGCCCGGTGCCCGATGACGCGGTCGTCGTGGCCCTCGGCGTGCACGAGGTCCACGGTGAGCCCTTCCGGCCGGCGGTGGGCGGGTGGACCCGGGGATCTCACTCCCGAAATCTCCGGAGGCCGGGATGCGCCGTCAGCGCGGAGCCCGGTCGGCCTCCGGGTGAACCGGCAGCGGCCGGCTCGCGATCAGGCCACGGCGGTCGGACCAGCGGAACACCCGCCGAATCGGGTTCGAGCGCGCTCCCTTGACCGACTGCCGGACATCGACGGCGCCGGAGCGGGCGTCGATGCCTTGCACGACCCACTTCGCGTTCGCCTTGAACTCCGTGGACGTCACGTAGTCGCGGACGTAGGGCCGGTAGTTGATCTTGCCGTGGTAGCCGTACACCTTCTTGAAGCTGTAGACGTAGTACCAGGTGTAGCCGACGGTGGTTTTGGTCGTCAGGCAGTTGAACTGGATCAGCTGGTCCGGCTGACCGTCCCGGGTCACATCGGCGGTGTCGACCTTGCGGACGTAGATCGAGTGGCGGCCGAGCTGGACCTTCCCGAAGTCGCTCTCGGCCGGCGTCTGCCGCTGGAACGACAGCCGCCCACCGGGGCACCTGCTGCCGTCCGGCAGGCGCGGGGTCGTCCACGGCACGTCCAGCGTCGCCTTCCGCCAGTCGAACTTCTCCGGCGAACTCGCGATCGTGAGCGACCGCTGGCCCGGCGGGGGCGCGCTCGCTGCCGTGGTCGGCGTCCCGGCCGCGGCCGCCGGGGCGCTGATCGCCGCACCTCCGGTCGCCGCGGCCACGACCGCGATCGCGGCCGCAGCAGCCCACCGGCTACGTATTGTCCTGCTGGTCATCTCGGTTCTCCCCGTTCCCACCGGATCGTCCGGTGACATCGGAGAGCATGCGCACGGCGTCGGGCGCCTCGCCATTCGTCGTCGGCTGTCTGACAGGCACGCAACGGAACGACACCCGCTCGGTGGCGGAGCGGACGGTGCGTGCTGGGCCTGTCGGCCTCGTAAGAGGGACCCCTGGGCCTGGTGCGTGCCGTCGCTACGATCCTGATCGGACGGCCGACGGCCGAACGTTCGACTCCACGGGGAGTTGTGAAGACAAGGAGACGTCCGTGAAGCGATGGATCGCACGACTAGCCGTTCCGGTGATGATCGGCGGCGCGACGCTGGGGATCGCGGCCCCGGCCTCGGCGGGACAGTGGGTGTCAGGCGGGCACTACGAGTACCTCAGCGGGTGTCTCAACGTCGGAGCCGCTCGGTACGCGCACGGGCTCTACGAGAGGTACGCCTGCGAGCGTGACTCGCCGGGATATCTGCTTCGGGGCTACATCGCCTGAGTCATCCCCGGGCGCCGCGGTCTTACCGGCCGCGGCGCCCACGCCTTCACTTCGACCCACAGCTCGTTGAGCCCACGCAGCCAGTAACGGTGCATCCGAGCGTTCTCCGTGGTTCGCCGAGCCGGTGCGTCGGTGGTCCGGGGATGCCGTGGACCGGCGACTCGTAGCGCCGCGCTACAGGATGGTTCGTCCACCGTCGACGGCCAGCGTCGCCCCGGTGATGTAGCTGGCCCTGGGCGAGGCCAGGAACGCCACCGCCTCCGCGATCTCGTGGGGTTGAGCGGCGCGGCCGAGGACGCTGTTCTTCGTTCCGATGGCCTCGACGGTTTCCCGCCCGCTGGCGTTCACGACGCCATCCGAGAGGAAGGTTCCGGGTGCGACGGTGTTGAAGCGGACACCCGACGCCGCGAACTCCTTCGCCCAGGTACGGGTGAAGGATTCCATCGCGGCCTTGGTGCCGCTGTACACCCCGAGGCCGGGTTCGGCCTGCCGGACCGCGTGGGTGGAGATGTTCACGACGCTGCCGCCTCCCCGCTCGATCATCGTCGGCAGCAGCGCCTTGGTCAGGAAGTACGGCGCTCGTACGTTCACCGCGAACAGCAGGTCGAAGGGCTCGGTCTCCTGCTCGAGGGTGTGCGCTGCGGGAAAGATGCCGGCGTTGTTGACGAGAACGTCGACGGGGCCCGCGGCCTCGGCCAGGCCCTGGACCGAGGCGGAATCGGCCAGGTCGGCCCGGACGAAGCGCGCGGTGCCTCCGGCTGCCTCGATCTCGCGCACGACGGTGCTCCCGCGTTCGCTGTCGCGCCCGGAGACGATCACCGATGCGCCTCGTTCGGCGAGCAGCCGCGCCGTCGCGCGCCCGGCGCCGTTGGTGGTGGAGCCGGTCACCAGCGCGACGAGATTCTCGAAATCCATAGGATTTTCCCCCTGTAGTAATGGACGTTTCTCCCGGTGGCGCCGGCCGGTGGGAGGAGAGCTCCGCAACCGCGAGCCACGCTATGAGGGGACAGCCATAGAATCAAATAATCGAATACGATGATCTATATAAGTGTTCTCTATGTCAGTTCGGAGCAGTGGGCACGTGAACCTGCGGCAGTACGAATACGCCCTGACCGTCGCCGAAGAAGGCTCCATGACGGCGGCAGCGGAGCGCCTGCGCGTATCGCAACCGTCCTTGTCGCAGCAGATCGGCGCTCTGGAGAAGCACCTGGGCGTTCGGCTGTTCACCCGCACCCCGAGCGGAATGGCGGTGACGGTCGCCGGGCGGGCTTTCCTCGCGGAGGCGAGGATCGCGACCACCGCATCCCGCCGGGCACTCGCGGCAGCCCGCGCGGCCGACGGAGATCTGGCCGGCGAACTCATCATCGCGGTGCACATGGGTCTGGGTGCGCGCCAGCTGCCCCGGGCGCTGGGGCGACTGCGTCAGCGCTACCCGAAGCTCCGGGTGACCCTCCACGAGGAGCCCGATCCCACGGAGATGGAGCGACTGGCCCGGGAGGGCACCCTGGACGCCATTCTCGTGCACCGGATCCCCGCCGGGTGCACGTTCGACACCCATGTGCTGGGCGAGGAGTCCTACGTCGCCGTGCTGCCGGACGGGCATCCGAAGCTGGCCGGCGGGACGGCCCTGAGCCTCGACGATCTGGTGACGGAGGGATGGGTGCGATTCCGCCGAACGAGCAAGCTCGACGACTATCTCGCCCGACTGCTCGACGACACGGGAACCAGCCCGACCATCGTGGCCAGCGCCTCGCAGATCACCACCGCGGTGCGACTCGCGGCGCAAGGCCTCGGCGTCACCGTGGTCCCGGCCTCGGCCGTCCCCGAAGGCCTCGAAAGGCTGGCCCGTCCTCTTCTGCCGCCGCTCACCGAGCCGGTTCTGCTCGGGTTGCGGCGCCACCCGGGGCCGGCGGAGAAGGTGCTGCTCGACCACCTCCGCCAGGAGGACTGGCGCGGCGTGGACGTCCCTGCCCCACCGGCGTCGACCTGACCTGCGCGGGCGAGGTCGCGATCGCCGAGGCCGGCACCCGCCTGGTCATCGCGGTCGGCGACGCGCAGCCGGGCCGGACGCCACCGGGAGTCGCTCCGCACGGACGTTCTCGGGGCCACTGTCGGTTTGCGTTACGGTGGTGCCCCGTGAAGCGACAGCGGGTGGGCTCCTCGCTCGTGGAGGACGTGCAGGCCGAGCCGCGGGAAGAGGTTCTGCCGGGGTTGCACTCCCTGCCCGATGCCGTCCGGGACTCCGTGGTCGCCGCCTACCAGCGCGCCCTCACCCCGGTGTTCCTCTACCTGGTACCGCTGTTCGCCGTCGGTGTCGTGCTGGCCCTTCCTTTGCCGGAGAAGGAGCTCGCGGACACCTGATGTGCCGACCACCCGCATGCGTCGAAGGGGTGATCGCGCCCTGACCTGACCCGGGTTCCCCGGTCGTGTGGCGGCGGGACGCCGGTAGTGTTCCCGGATCGTGGAGTCGACCTGGTGGACGTGCTCGGCCGCGTTCGGGGCAGATCTGCTGATCGCGGTGGTGACCTCGCCGGCGGGGGTGTCGGGGCGGTCTTCCTGCTGCCGGTGCGGCTGAGCGTGTTGCCGGTGCGGTGACTCCGACGAATTCGTTGTTCAACGTGGTGGCCGGGCCGGGTGCGCTGTGGCGGTATGCCCGTACCGGGCAGCTGCGCGGCCGGTTGACCCGGCAGTTGCCCTGGTCTCTGGCGGTGTTTCCGGACGGTGCGACGCCGACCGGCGACTCCGAGGCGGGAGTGGCCCGGTGCGGTGATCACCGGGCTGGCGCCCCGTACTGGGAGCTCGGGCTGCTCGCCGGCGCCGGCGGACTGGTCGGCGGGTACGCCGGGTCCGGCTGCAGCCGAGGCTCCCGAGACGCTGCTGCGGGTCCTGCTGGGCGTCGTCGCGACTGGTACCGGTCTGCTGTACCTGGTCCGGTGAGCCGCCGGATGTCAGCGGCGAGTCAGGTCGGTGAGCAGGGTCTCGACGTGGCCGCGGATCTCGTCGCGGATTTTCCGGACGACGCCGACGTCCTGGCCGGCGGGGTCGGTGAGGTTCCAGTCTTCGTAGCGTTTGCCGGGGAACACGGGGCAGGCGTCGCCGCAGCCCATGGTGATGACGACGTCGGAGGCTCGGACGTCGTCGACGGTGAGGATCGTGGGTTTCTGGTCGGTGAGGTCGATGCCGACCTCGCGCATCGCCTCGACCGCGGCGGGGTTGATCGTCTCGGCGGGCGCCGACCCGGCTGACCGGACCTCGACGGTGTCACCGGCCAGGTGGGTGAGCCATCCGGCGGCCATCTGGGAGCGCCCGGCATTGTGGACGCAGACGAACAGAACGCTGGGCTTGCCGCCCAGTGCGGTCTCCGCGCCGGTCGACGGCATTTCGGTCATCGTCAGTTCCTCTCGGGGAGCACGGTGCGGTTTTCCGTGATGTCGTCGTGGTGCGTGACGAAAGGGTCGTCGTCCACGATGTTCCTGCCGGTGGGGTAGAGCGCGGCGACGAGGCCGACGGCCAGGACGAGGCCGAGGAGTTGGGCGGCGACGAAGGCCGGGACCGAGGCGGGCGCGATGCCGGCGACGGTGTCGCTGAACGCGCGGCCGATCGTGACGGCGGGGTTCGCGAAGCTGGTGGAGGAGGTGAACCAGTAGGCGCCGCCGATCCACGCCGCGACCGCGGCCGGGGCGAGGGCGGTGCGGTGCGAGTAGGTCAGTGCGGCGATGAGCAGGAGCAGCCCGGTGGTGGCGACGATCTCGCCGAGCCAGAGCGGCCCGCCGGTCCGGTCGTGCGAGGCCGCGGTGACCGCCGGGAGGCCGAACATGGTGTTGGCCAGGATCGCGCCGCCGATCGCGCCGAGGACCTGCGCGGCGGTATAGACGGCCAGCTCGGACGGGCGCAGGCCGGTCCCGGTCCGGCGGCCCAGCCACCAGTCCGCCGCGGAGACCACCGGATTGAAGTGCGCGCCGGACACCGGCCCGAACATCAGGATCAGCGCCGCCAGCGCGAACACCGTCGCCAGCGAGTTGGCCAGCAACTGCAACCCCGGCTGCCCCGGGGCCAGCCGGACGGCCATGATCCCCGACCCGATCACGGCGGTGACCAGCAGACCGGTGCCGAGGAACTCCGCGAGTAGCCGACGGCTCAGTTCCACCCCGGCGGTGGGCGCGGGGCGGATCTGCGGGGCGGGATCAGCTGCCACTAGCAGCAGCCGCCGGACGACCGGTCCGTCGTCCGACCGGTCGCGGTGAGTTCGGTCGCGGTGAGTTCGGTCGCGGTGAGATCGGCCGCTGGGGCGGTGGGTTTGGTGGCGCGGATGATCGCGCCGTGCAGCCCGTCCCCGGCTTCGTGGGTGAACGCCACGCTGGCGTCGGTGAAACCGGCCGCGGCCAGGCCGTCGAGGTACTCGGTGCGGGAGAGCGCCCCGGCGATGCAGCCGACGTAGCTGCCGCGTTCGGCCCGGTCGGCCGCGCTGAGGTGGTCCTCGGCGACGACGTCGCTGATCCCGATCCGCCCGCCCGGGGCGAGCACCCGGAACATCTCGGCCAGCACCGCGCTCTTGTCGGTGGACAGGTTGATCACGCAGTTGGAGATCACCACGTCGATCGAGCCGGCCGGCAGCGGGATCGCCTCGATCTGGCCCTTGAGGAACTCGACGTTCGTCGCTCCGGCTTTCGCCGCGTTCGCGCGGGCCAGCGCGAGCATCTCGTCGGTCATGTCCAGACCGAACGCCCGGCCGGTCGGCCCGACCCGGCGGGCGGAGAGCAGCACGTCGATGCCGCCACCGGACCCGAGGTCCAGGACGCGTTCGCCGGGTTCGAGGTCAGCGACCGCGAGCGGGTTGCCGCAGCCCAGCGACGCCGCGACGGCCTCGGCGGGCAGACCGTCGGTGTCGTCGCCGTAGAGGCCGGCACCGAACCGCTCGTCGATCTCCAACGCCTCCGGCGGCCCGCTCCGGTCGCTCGGGCCGCAACACGACGCGTCGTCGGTCGCCCCGTCGAGAACCGTCAGCGCCGCCTGGGCGTAGCGGTCGCGGACCTGCTCGCGCAGGGCGTTCTGCGTGTCGTCGCTCATGACACCATCCATCCGTAGATATTGATGACCGTCGATGTGTGCCACTGTTGCTGATCCATCGACACTCGTCAATGCCTGAGGCAGACTGGGGTCATGGCGACCTCTCCGGTGACCGCGCCGACCCGCCCGGACGCGACCTCCGACGCGGCGTTGTGCTGCGCCCCGATCACCGGGACGCCGCTGTCCGCGTCGGAAGCGGACCAGCTCGCGGCGCTGCTCAAAGCCATCGCCGAGCCCACCCGGTTGCGGCTGTTGTCGCTGGTGGCCGCGCACGAGGGCGGCGAAGCGTGCGTCTGCGACCTGACCGACCCGGTCGGGCTCTCGCAGCCAACGGTGTCCCATCACCTCAAGGTCCTGGTCGATGCCGGTCTGCTGACCCGGGAGAAGCGCGGCGTCTGGGCGTACTACCGCCTCGTGCCCGGTCGGCTGTCCCAGATCAGCCAGGCACTGTCGGTGGCCTGCTGCTAGGCCGCGTCCTGCGGCTCCGCCCATCGAGATTCGCAGGACACCACCTAGCCAGGGGCTGGTGCTCGCGGGAACGGTGATCGCAACGCGGTCGATGGCGGCGCCGTCAGCGCGCGGCGATTCCGGCCGGGCCCGAGGCGGCGACGGAACACAGCGGAGGGCCGGGCCCGCTGCCGGGATCTCGGCAAGCGACGGCCGAGGTCGGGGCGGCGCTCCGCGCGAGGCGGAGTCGGAGGCCGCGCGCGCCGCACCCTGGGCTCACCCGGGATTTTAACGGTCGTCTCAGATTCGCTCGGTGCGAGATGTAGCTCGTACCTCGGAGGCTCGCGATGGCCGTCGACGCCGCGCCGTCACGCGAGCGTCACCGTTTCTCATAAGTGGTTGAGGGCGTCGCGCAGGCCGGCCCGGGAGGTCACGCCCAGTTTGGGGAAGACGCGGTAGAGATGAGCGCCGACCGTGCGGTGGGACAGGTAGAGGCGCTGAGCGATCTGTTTATTGGTCAGGCCGGCGGCGGCCAGGTTGGCGATCTCCATTTCCTGGGTGGTCAGGGCGGCCGGCGGTCGGTCGGCGGCCGTCGGCCGGTGTCCGGCGGCGCGCAGTTCCCCGACGGTCCGGTCCAGCCACGGTTCGGCGCCTATCGCGGCGAAACCGGTTCGGGCCGCCAGCAGATGCGTGCCGGCGCGGCTGTACTCCTTGCGCCGGCGCAGCTTTTCGGCGAACACGAGCCGGATGCGTGACGAATCGAAGAGCCAGCGCTCGGTGGCGGGGTCGGCCAACGCCTGCTCGAGCCGGTCGCCGGCCTCGTCGTCGAGGACGAGCGCGTCGACGCCGTGCTGGATCAGCCGCATGCGGGTGGACAGCGCGGCGACGTCCGCGGTGCGCATGGCCTCGGCGTGGGCCCGCGCCTCGGCCGTCCGGCCGGTGCGCTGAGCGGCCTCGACCACGTCGAGCATCACCCACATGGCGGTCGGCGCGTACGGCGCCAGCACGCCGGCCGGGCTGATGGTTGTCGCGTGCCGGTAGGCGGCCTCGAAGTCGCCCGCGGCCGCGGCGGCCAGCGTGCGGGGGAGATGTGCGACGGCCAGCATCGCCGCGACGCCGCGCGGCGCCGCCCAGTGAGTGATCTCGTCGGCCAGGTCGTACGCCTCGCCGAACCGCCCCCGGCCGGCGGCGACGACGGCCCGGTTCAGCAGGAAGTACCACCGCAGGAAGGGAAGCCCGCTCTCGTCCGCGACGCGCTCACCTTCGGCGGCGAGTTCTTCGACCTCGTCCCAGCGCCCGGTGTAGTAGTCGTCCTCGCAGAGGTGCATCAGCCCGCTCACCTGCCACTGGGGCGCGCCGCCTTCGCGGCCCTGACGCACGAGCCGCCACGAATGCTCGCGAAGGTCGCCCAGCCGGCTGAGGTGAGCCGAGGCGGTACCCGTGCGAACGATCCGGGTCAGGTCCGTCTCGCCGGGCAGGGCCGCGATCAGTGCCTCGAGATCGGGCAGGGCCGCCGCAGCGGTGCGAACGGGGTCGGTGAAGGTCCGGCTCAGCACCGACAGGAGGTCGCCCGGTTCCGGCTGGAGCCTGGCCAGCAGGCGGTGGAAGGTGGCCCAGTGATCGGGACTGCTCGCGAACGAGGAGAGCAGCAGCAGGGTGTGCATGGCTTCGTCGAGGGCCTGGTCGTCGGCCCGCCAGCCGTGTTCGCCGGTCTCGATGGCCCCGGCGAGCAGGCGGTGCGCGGTGCGGACGTCGCCGTCACCGTTGATCATCAACAGGGCGGTCGCGTTGGCGGCGTGCAGCGCACCGGCGGGGCCCTGGCTCATCGACCGCGCGTCGGCCAGCAACGTCGTGGCGTCGCCGGCGACGCCGGCTTCCGCGCCGGTGTACGCGGCCTCGGCCAGCCGTCGGGCCGCGTCCTCGGGCGTGCTGCTCATTTCGGCAGCGCGTACGAGCGCGGCGACGGCACCGAAGGCGTCGCCGCGACGCAACACCACGTGCGCGGCCTCTTCGAGCTCCGCGGCGACCACCTCGTCCGGGCCGACTGTGGCCGCGGCGAGATGCCAGGCGCGGCGCTCCGGGTCGCCCGGCAGCGCGGCGGCGATGGCTTGGTGGGCCTGTTGACGCTCCTCGGAGGTCGACATCGCGACGATTGCCGACTGGATCAGCGGGTGGCCGAAGACGATGCGCCCGCCGGCGTCGTTGACGCGCACGAGCTGGGCCCGATCGGCGGCGGCGAGGGGGGCCAGGTCGGCCAGGCCGCGCAGGGTGCGCAGGTCACCGCTTCCTTCGAACGTGGCGAGCAGGAGCAGCAGGCGAGTGGACTCGGGCAGACCCGCGATGCGGGTGGCGAAGATGGTCTGCAGCCGGTCGCTGAGCGGCACCACGTCGGCCGGCGGGGTGGAGTCGGTGAGGCTACCCGGCAGTTCCAGCAAGGCCAGCGGGTTGCCTTGGGCGAGGTCGAGCAGGCGCTGCCGCACGCGGTCGGTCAGGGCCGGGAAACGTGTATCGACCAGCCGGGCGGAAGCCTCGTCGCTCAGGGGGTCGACGGTGACCTCGGTCAGGCCGCGCGAGTCGAGGAAGCTTTCCGTCCCGGTGCGCGAGGCGGCGATGACGCCGACGGGCGTTCCCCGTACGCGTCGGGCGACGAACCCGAGCACGACGGCACTGGGCCGGTCGACCCATTGGACGTCGTCGACGATGAGGAGCGCGGGCTTCTTCTTGGCGACGGTCGTGAGCAGCATCAGGGCGGCGTTGCACACGAGCAGGGCGGCGGGCGCCGGGCCGGAACCGAAGCCGAGAGCGACGGTGAGGGCGTCGCGCAGCGCCGGCGGCAGCTT contains:
- a CDS encoding AfsR/SARP family transcriptional regulator, with the translated sequence MEIHNGDEWRLVAGAKVRALLAVLVVQLGQLVPLDRLVAEIWGDGPPASADSLVRGYVLTLRRTFGADGASCVVGHGRGYRLDLPPEAVDVHRFDAICVAGHQALQRGDAEDASLLLTDALALYRGPALVDVPPTRTGAAYAAALEERRLVALEARIEADLRAHRQSAVLGELRALVAEHPTRERLAGQWMRALAATGRRAEALDAYRVTYDRLVDRFGIVPGPQLRAVHRDVLAAEHVDQTMSPAPRARRPDGADRWTAPAQTPADLADFVGREAELRFGRQALDAADPTTVRVLAISGPPGVGKSALAVRLAHDLRRAYPDGQLYADLDGGPGRIADLRGVLAGFLRASGVPDSVIPNGADECAALLRSRVADRRVLLLVQNAHREQDVRTLIPGGAGCAVVVTSRTCLSGLAGCRLVDLDVFTFDEAWRLLERAVGTARLEAERHAARRLIELCGRLPLAVRIVAARAAATPETSLTWLLAKMGEERRRLDELHLRDLDVRAAIRKGWVLLDDRARLMLQRLAMLEVVSFPGWVADVVSGFDEASAEEALRALVDQRLLATAGVDRYGRPWYRVHTLTRLFAKEHATPVLCTPPRRTAPRARPAFLRPPVVGTAAVGRRPV
- a CDS encoding SDR family NAD(P)-dependent oxidoreductase — encoded protein: MDFENLVALVTGSTTNGAGRATARLLAERGASVIVSGRDSERGSTVVREIEAAGGTARFVRADLADSASVQGLAEAAGPVDVLVNNAGIFPAAHTLEQETEPFDLLFAVNVRAPYFLTKALLPTMIERGGGSVVNISTHAVRQAEPGLGVYSGTKAAMESFTRTWAKEFAASGVRFNTVAPGTFLSDGVVNASGRETVEAIGTKNSVLGRAAQPHEIAEAVAFLASPRASYITGATLAVDGGRTIL
- a CDS encoding LysR family transcriptional regulator — protein: MNLRQYEYALTVAEEGSMTAAAERLRVSQPSLSQQIGALEKHLGVRLFTRTPSGMAVTVAGRAFLAEARIATTASRRALAAARAADGDLAGELIIAVHMGLGARQLPRALGRLRQRYPKLRVTLHEEPDPTEMERLAREGTLDAILVHRIPAGCTFDTHVLGEESYVAVLPDGHPKLAGGTALSLDDLVTEGWVRFRRTSKLDDYLARLLDDTGTSPTIVASASQITTAVRLAAQGLGVTVVPASAVPEGLERLARPLLPPLTEPVLLGLRRHPGPAEKVLLDHLRQEDWRGVDVPAPPAST
- a CDS encoding arsenate reductase ArsC is translated as MTEMPSTGAETALGGKPSVLFVCVHNAGRSQMAAGWLTHLAGDTVEVRSAGSAPAETINPAAVEAMREVGIDLTDQKPTILTVDDVRASDVVITMGCGDACPVFPGKRYEDWNLTDPAGQDVGVVRKIRDEIRGHVETLLTDLTRR
- a CDS encoding aquaporin, which codes for MAADPAPQIRPAPTAGVELSRRLLAEFLGTGLLVTAVIGSGIMAVRLAPGQPGLQLLANSLATVFALAALILMFGPVSGAHFNPVVSAADWWLGRRTGTGLRPSELAVYTAAQVLGAIGGAILANTMFGLPAVTAASHDRTGGPLWLGEIVATTGLLLLIAALTYSHRTALAPAAVAAWIGGAYWFTSSTSFANPAVTIGRAFSDTVAGIAPASVPAFVAAQLLGLVLAVGLVAALYPTGRNIVDDDPFVTHHDDITENRTVLPERN
- the arsM gene encoding arsenite methyltransferase, which encodes MSDDTQNALREQVRDRYAQAALTVLDGATDDASCCGPSDRSGPPEALEIDERFGAGLYGDDTDGLPAEAVAASLGCGNPLAVADLEPGERVLDLGSGGGIDVLLSARRVGPTGRAFGLDMTDEMLALARANAAKAGATNVEFLKGQIEAIPLPAGSIDVVISNCVINLSTDKSAVLAEMFRVLAPGGRIGISDVVAEDHLSAADRAERGSYVGCIAGALSRTEYLDGLAAAGFTDASVAFTHEAGDGLHGAIIRATKPTAPAADLTATELTATELTATGRTTDRSSGGCC
- a CDS encoding ArsR/SmtB family transcription factor; translation: MATSPVTAPTRPDATSDAALCCAPITGTPLSASEADQLAALLKAIAEPTRLRLLSLVAAHEGGEACVCDLTDPVGLSQPTVSHHLKVLVDAGLLTREKRGVWAYYRLVPGRLSQISQALSVACC
- a CDS encoding helix-turn-helix transcriptional regulator encodes the protein MPHAELETLFGREVELANIRRFLQSIRHGGDMRMVRGEPGVGKSALLAAAADLADAEGMRVLPANGSEFEAEISYSLLNQLLLPLYTDMQKLPPALRDALTVALGFGSGPAPAALLVCNAALMLLTTVAKKKPALLIVDDVQWVDRPSAVVLGFVARRVRGTPVGVIAASRTGTESFLDSRGLTEVTVDPLSDEASARLVDTRFPALTDRVRQRLLDLAQGNPLALLELPGSLTDSTPPADVVPLSDRLQTIFATRIAGLPESTRLLLLLATFEGSGDLRTLRGLADLAPLAAADRAQLVRVNDAGGRIVFGHPLIQSAIVAMSTSEERQQAHQAIAAALPGDPERRAWHLAAATVGPDEVVAAELEEAAHVVLRRGDAFGAVAALVRAAEMSSTPEDAARRLAEAAYTGAEAGVAGDATTLLADARSMSQGPAGALHAANATALLMINGDGDVRTAHRLLAGAIETGEHGWRADDQALDEAMHTLLLLSSFASSPDHWATFHRLLARLQPEPGDLLSVLSRTFTDPVRTAAAALPDLEALIAALPGETDLTRIVRTGTASAHLSRLGDLREHSWRLVRQGREGGAPQWQVSGLMHLCEDDYYTGRWDEVEELAAEGERVADESGLPFLRWYFLLNRAVVAAGRGRFGEAYDLADEITHWAAPRGVAAMLAVAHLPRTLAAAAAGDFEAAYRHATTISPAGVLAPYAPTAMWVMLDVVEAAQRTGRTAEARAHAEAMRTADVAALSTRMRLIQHGVDALVLDDEAGDRLEQALADPATERWLFDSSRIRLVFAEKLRRRKEYSRAGTHLLAARTGFAAIGAEPWLDRTVGELRAAGHRPTAADRPPAALTTQEMEIANLAAAGLTNKQIAQRLYLSHRTVGAHLYRVFPKLGVTSRAGLRDALNHL